A region of the Betaproteobacteria bacterium genome:
CAAAGGGCGCAGAAGAGGAATCACGTCCTCCACGCCACGGTAATGCAGAGGTAGCACAGTCACCTTCAACTCCGCGGCGAGTAGCGCGGTGCTCCATAGAAAAATCATCCAACCGTAACAGGCTCGATGCATGGGACACCTCTTCTTGAATTGGCCGGGTCCGCATGGGTAGTGGCTCACCCCATGCCCCCATCCCCCATCCCTAACCCTTCTCCCGGAGGGAGAAGGGAACTACTCCACTCGCCGCCGGATCTTGGCGGTAGAAGAGTTGCATTTGCCCGTACAGCGCGGGATAAATATCCTTCACGATATCGGGTGTTTCGAAGAAAGCTTCACTGAAAACGGCGAAAAACTCCTCGGGCGCATCGGAGGCGTAGGGGTCGATGGGCGTGTAGCGGCCGCTGTCCACCCAGCGGCAAAAATCCTCGTAAGCCTGGGTGAACACACTAGCCCATGCTTCCTGTTTCATTCCAGGATGCAGGGGCGGATGGCCATTGGCGGCGCCATTGAGCATGTCGAGTTTGTGGGCGAACTCGTGAATGACCACGTTGACGCCGTCGTGGCTGCCATGCTCGACATCCTCCCATGAGAGGATGACTGGGCCGCCAGGCCACGCTTCTCCAGATAGAGTCTCCTCGCCTTGGTGCACGATCCCCATGGGGTCCATGTAGGTGTGCCGGGGCCGGAACTGGGCCGGGTAGAGCACGATGCCGCTCCAGCCGCGGTAGTACTCCATGCCTAAGTTGAGAATGAGCATGCACGCTTGGCATGCCACGCTCAAACGCATTTTCTGCGTCAAAGGAAGTTCGTGGGCGGTGGCGAATTGCTTTTGGTCGAGAAAGAGTTGCACCAATTCGCGCAGGCGGCCCCGCTCTTCGCGATCGAGCGCTTCGAGGAAAGCGAAGCGGCCAATGGTATCGAACCATAGCCCCTCGTCTATCGGAACCCGTTCCTTGGCGCGTGCGAGCGCACGCCCGTGGCGCCACTGCTTGAAAAAAGCGAACACTACCTCGTGGCGGTCACCGCGGGAACCGCTTCTTCATCCAAGGGCAACAACACGTCCGCGGCCTCCTCGCTGCGGGGAATGGCAGTCTCGAACTCCACGCGCTCGATCTGCGCGAAACGCCGGGTGATCTTGTCGCTGGTCACGCGCACGTCTTCGGCATCCTGGTGGGCTTGGCGGATGTGATCGGCCAGTTTGCGCATGCGCTGGTCGAAGCGCCCGAACTCCTTCGCGAGCTTGCCCAGCTCGTCCTTGATGATGTGAACCTGGCGGCGCGTCTCCACATCCTTGATTACCGCGCGCGCGGTATTGAGCACCGCCATCATGGTGGTGGGCGACACAATCCACACGCGCTTTTGCATGGCCACATCTATGATTTCCTGGTGATGGGCATGTATCTCCGCGAACACAGCTTCCGCGGGTAAGAACAGGACGGCCCCATCGGAAGTCTCATTGGCGATGATGTACTTCTGGCATATATCCTCGATATGTTTGCGCAGGTCGAGGCGAAACTGGCGCGTCGCCGAGGCGCGCTCGAGTTCGGACTTATCCGGATCGAACATTCGGTGATAGTTTTCCAAGGGAAACTTGGCGTCCACGGCCACCAATCCCGTGGGCTCGGGTAGTTTCAGCACGCAATCCGCGCGCGTGCCGTTGGAGAGCGTGTACTGAAATTCGTAGGCCACCGAAGGCAAGAGGTTACGCACCAGCGCCTCCAACTGCACCTCGCCGAAGGCACCGCGCGCGCGCTTGTCGCCCAGCAACTCCTGCAAGCTCACCATGTTGGTGGTGAGCCCGTCGATTTTCTTTTGCGCTTCGTCGATGGTGGCCAGGCGCGCCATTACGTTGGCAAAGGTCTCGTTGGTCTTCTTGAACCCCTCGTCCAGGCGCTCGTTCACCTTGCCACTGATCTGGTCCAGCCTGCCGTCCACCACGCGCGTCAATGACTCGATGGTCGTCGTCACCTGCTGGGTGATGGTGCGCAGAGAGTTCTGCAGCAACTCCTGCTGTGCGCGGTTTTGTTCGCCGAGCGTGTGCATCAAGGTGGCGAGCATTTCCGAGCGCAACCCGTCGTGCTTGGACTGCATGTCCAACGTTAGAGCGGATAAGCGCTGGATGAGCACCTCGCGGTGAGAGGATAGTTCCTCTGTTTGCGAGAGCTGCAAGGCGAGGAGCGCATCCCGGCTTTGTTTGAGATCCTGGGACACGCCGTTTCGCAGCCGCTCGGAGAGATCCACCTGCATGGCGGTCTGGCGGTCCCCTAGCGCATTCAAGCCGCTGTTGAGATCCTTCAGCATGTTGAGGTGTTTGTCCTCCATGATCTGGCCCACGAGCGTGGGCAACTCAAGGGTGCCGAGGATGAGTTTTTGCACCTTGACGCCAAGCCAGCCCACGGCGAGCACGACCATCAGGGCGGCGATGCCGAAGAGTATTACGGGGATGAGGGAATCCATGGTTGGAGTATAGCGAGCGGCCGGGTGCGCGCTACTTGTCGATATCCCCCAGGCATATGTACTTCACCTCCAGGAACTC
Encoded here:
- a CDS encoding zinc-dependent peptidase gives rise to the protein MFAFFKQWRHGRALARAKERVPIDEGLWFDTIGRFAFLEALDREERGRLRELVQLFLDQKQFATAHELPLTQKMRLSVACQACMLILNLGMEYYRGWSGIVLYPAQFRPRHTYMDPMGIVHQGEETLSGEAWPGGPVILSWEDVEHGSHDGVNVVIHEFAHKLDMLNGAANGHPPLHPGMKQEAWASVFTQAYEDFCRWVDSGRYTPIDPYASDAPEEFFAVFSEAFFETPDIVKDIYPALYGQMQLFYRQDPAASGVVPFSLREKG
- a CDS encoding DNA recombination protein RmuC, translated to MDSLIPVILFGIAALMVVLAVGWLGVKVQKLILGTLELPTLVGQIMEDKHLNMLKDLNSGLNALGDRQTAMQVDLSERLRNGVSQDLKQSRDALLALQLSQTEELSSHREVLIQRLSALTLDMQSKHDGLRSEMLATLMHTLGEQNRAQQELLQNSLRTITQQVTTTIESLTRVVDGRLDQISGKVNERLDEGFKKTNETFANVMARLATIDEAQKKIDGLTTNMVSLQELLGDKRARGAFGEVQLEALVRNLLPSVAYEFQYTLSNGTRADCVLKLPEPTGLVAVDAKFPLENYHRMFDPDKSELERASATRQFRLDLRKHIEDICQKYIIANETSDGAVLFLPAEAVFAEIHAHHQEIIDVAMQKRVWIVSPTTMMAVLNTARAVIKDVETRRQVHIIKDELGKLAKEFGRFDQRMRKLADHIRQAHQDAEDVRVTSDKITRRFAQIERVEFETAIPRSEEAADVLLPLDEEAVPAVTATR